From Granulicella sp. WH15, the proteins below share one genomic window:
- a CDS encoding lysine--tRNA ligase: MFESEFEENLYRVREEKLGEIAAIGERAGLTRAAATYPNQFLFTHTIPELRAAYIDVAEPMAEEQFTAQPVEAAIAGRLMQIRVQGKAGFAQLQQGGQRLQIYVRKDAVGEDAFALYKLLDLGDHIGARGYLFVTRTGETTLHVTELKFLAKAMLALPDKYHGLEDVELRYRQRYVDLFMNVGDSKKQVEHGPAPALANETEPYASTNESSPVQSDTPPPNVREVFVKRASVLRALRQFFDTRGYLEVETPMLVGIAGGAAAKPFLTHHNALDLDLSLRIAPELYLKRLVVGGLDRVYEINRNFRNEGISTQHNPEFTMLEFYQAYANYHDLMNLTEEIVQFVAMQVNGTTISQFNGVDIDLAKWTKLSMREAIIKFWPKELSVIPTVDSFESADNLAEFSHLFDQWFLAKIEVEIDAFEKLGNAQTRIAAQRFMSDYASDVALTAATLKRRLEAGEPSGKLIADLFEVVAEPHLIQPTIIYDFPLAVSPLSKQKPDEPEWVERFEFYIGGFEVGNAFSELNDPAEQRRRFEQQLAERDRGDDEAHQMDEDYVRALGYGLPPTGGEGIGIDRLTMILTGSRSIRDVILFPLLRPIVKQNAAETK, from the coding sequence TTGTTCGAATCGGAATTTGAAGAAAACCTGTACCGTGTCCGCGAAGAGAAGCTCGGCGAGATTGCAGCCATCGGCGAGCGTGCCGGGCTGACGCGTGCCGCCGCCACCTATCCCAACCAGTTCCTCTTCACCCACACCATCCCCGAGCTGCGCGCCGCGTATATCGACGTCGCCGAGCCGATGGCCGAGGAACAGTTCACCGCGCAGCCAGTCGAGGCGGCCATCGCCGGACGCCTGATGCAGATCCGCGTGCAGGGCAAGGCGGGGTTCGCGCAGCTCCAGCAGGGCGGTCAGCGGTTGCAGATTTATGTCCGCAAGGATGCCGTGGGCGAGGACGCCTTCGCGCTCTACAAGCTGCTCGACCTGGGCGACCACATCGGCGCGCGTGGCTACCTCTTCGTCACCCGCACGGGCGAGACGACGCTGCACGTCACCGAGCTGAAGTTCCTTGCCAAGGCCATGCTGGCTCTGCCGGATAAGTACCACGGGCTCGAAGATGTGGAGCTGCGCTACCGCCAGCGCTACGTCGATCTCTTTATGAACGTCGGCGACTCGAAGAAGCAGGTGGAGCACGGCCCCGCGCCTGCGCTCGCCAACGAGACCGAGCCGTACGCCTCCACGAACGAGTCGTCGCCGGTACAGTCCGATACTCCCCCGCCCAACGTGCGTGAGGTCTTCGTCAAGCGGGCCTCAGTGTTGCGCGCGCTGCGCCAGTTCTTCGATACACGAGGCTACCTCGAAGTCGAGACGCCGATGCTGGTCGGGATCGCCGGAGGCGCAGCGGCCAAACCCTTCCTGACGCACCACAACGCGCTCGACCTCGACCTGTCGCTGCGCATCGCGCCGGAGCTTTACCTGAAGCGGCTCGTCGTCGGCGGACTCGATCGCGTCTACGAGATCAACCGCAACTTTCGCAACGAGGGCATCAGCACGCAGCACAACCCCGAGTTCACGATGCTCGAGTTCTATCAGGCGTATGCGAACTACCACGACCTGATGAACCTGACCGAGGAGATCGTCCAGTTCGTTGCGATGCAGGTGAATGGAACAACGATAAGCCAATTCAATGGCGTCGACATCGACTTAGCGAAGTGGACGAAGCTGTCGATGCGCGAGGCCATCATCAAGTTTTGGCCCAAAGAGCTATCCGTAATCCCCACCGTCGATTCATTTGAATCAGCTGATAATCTGGCCGAATTTTCGCATCTTTTTGATCAGTGGTTTCTTGCAAAGATTGAGGTTGAGATTGATGCGTTTGAGAAACTTGGCAATGCACAGACACGAATCGCGGCCCAAAGGTTTATGTCCGATTACGCTAGCGATGTAGCCCTGACAGCCGCAACTTTGAAGCGCCGGTTGGAAGCTGGAGAACCCAGTGGCAAACTCATCGCAGACCTATTTGAAGTTGTCGCTGAACCCCATCTCATCCAGCCCACCATCATCTACGACTTCCCTCTCGCGGTCTCGCCGCTCTCGAAGCAGAAGCCCGACGAGCCGGAGTGGGTGGAGCGTTTCGAGTTCTACATCGGCGGCTTCGAGGTCGGCAACGCCTTCTCCGAGCTGAACGATCCCGCCGAGCAGCGCCGCCGCTTCGAGCAGCAGCTCGCCGAGCGCGACCGCGGCGACGACGAGGCACACCAGATGGACGAGGACTACGTGCGCGCCCTCGGCTACGGGCTTCCGCCCACCGGCGGTGAGGGCATCGGCATCGACCGGCTAACCATGATCCTCACCGGCTCGCGCTCGATCCGCGACGTCATCCTCTTCCCATTGCTGCGCCCCATCGTCAAGCAGAACGCAGCCGAAACCAAATAA
- a CDS encoding ATP synthase subunit I — protein sequence MSKALADFTDADFKRTMLSAIRLEAVLCLMATPLVWWRFGWASAVLLLVGALISGSGLWEWLRLMTVVMARMDAGSEAKPMGLVLVGFFLRLGLTLVVLYVSLKALHGSVFALAAGLGLGVFCLTAEVLRKI from the coding sequence TTGAGCAAGGCACTGGCAGATTTTACCGACGCAGATTTTAAACGAACTATGCTGAGCGCGATCCGGCTGGAGGCGGTCCTGTGCCTGATGGCGACACCATTAGTATGGTGGCGTTTCGGCTGGGCGAGCGCTGTGCTGTTGCTGGTGGGAGCACTTATCTCCGGCTCCGGCCTGTGGGAGTGGCTGCGCTTGATGACCGTCGTGATGGCTCGCATGGACGCGGGTTCCGAGGCCAAGCCGATGGGGCTGGTCCTGGTCGGTTTCTTCCTGCGCCTCGGCCTGACCTTAGTGGTGCTTTATGTTAGTCTTAAGGCACTGCACGGATCGGTTTTCGCACTCGCCGCGGGGCTTGGATTGGGAGTTTTCTGCCTTACCGCCGAGGTTTTGAGAAAGATCTGA
- a CDS encoding AtpZ/AtpI family protein, with protein sequence MADEQKQEMGKQKIRKPGGGGLSSLVQAESMVQVALAMPIGCVLGWLFGHWLDHRFHQGWMGVTGILLGAAGGFIQIYRTASRYISRRD encoded by the coding sequence ATGGCGGATGAGCAAAAGCAAGAGATGGGCAAGCAAAAGATACGGAAGCCGGGCGGCGGTGGCCTCTCGAGCCTCGTGCAGGCCGAGTCGATGGTCCAGGTGGCCCTCGCGATGCCGATCGGCTGCGTGCTGGGCTGGCTCTTCGGTCACTGGCTCGACCACCGCTTCCACCAGGGCTGGATGGGCGTGACCGGCATCCTGCTGGGCGCGGCCGGGGGCTTCATCCAGATCTACCGCACCGCCTCCCGCTACATCTCGAGGCGCGATTGA
- a CDS encoding L-rhamnose/proton symporter RhaT, with translation MNPNPFLGVLFHWLGGLASASNFIPFRGIKRWSWEIYWIIQGVAAWLIAPVVMAVLLVPNLTHILRSAPSATVGTAVFWGMLWGVGGLTFGLAIRYLGLGLGYAIALGFCTAFGTLIPPISHGQMGMILHDRSGQVILLGVAMCLLAIAVSGAAGYSKELEITDELKAEGGERDFSFVKGLAVAVFAGIMSSFFAVGLDAGKPIGDLARLELVANHKSELWQNLPVLIVVLWGGFATNLVWSVILILRNRSGAQFIGQPGSNPLGTATTTGDTLMDVDFTSYTQRIAGGVLLRNYVLAAMAGIIWYFQFFFYSMGSTKMGKYDFASWTLHMASIIIFATLWGIALREWKGTSLRTRVLVGCGLALLVGSTVVVGYGSYLKVR, from the coding sequence ATGAATCCCAACCCGTTCTTAGGTGTGCTGTTCCACTGGCTGGGGGGACTCGCCTCCGCAAGTAACTTCATTCCATTTCGCGGCATTAAACGCTGGTCGTGGGAGATCTACTGGATCATCCAGGGCGTCGCCGCGTGGCTGATCGCGCCGGTTGTGATGGCAGTGCTGCTGGTTCCGAACCTCACCCATATTCTGCGCAGCGCGCCCTCGGCTACGGTCGGCACGGCGGTCTTCTGGGGGATGCTCTGGGGTGTCGGTGGGCTTACCTTTGGACTTGCGATTCGCTACCTCGGCCTCGGGCTGGGGTATGCGATTGCGCTGGGCTTCTGCACGGCTTTCGGCACGCTGATTCCGCCGATCTCGCACGGACAGATGGGGATGATCCTGCACGATCGCTCGGGGCAGGTGATCCTGCTCGGCGTGGCCATGTGCCTGCTGGCGATTGCGGTCAGCGGCGCGGCGGGCTACTCGAAGGAATTGGAGATTACCGATGAGCTGAAGGCCGAGGGTGGCGAGCGTGATTTTTCGTTCGTCAAGGGGCTGGCCGTGGCGGTCTTCGCGGGCATTATGAGTTCGTTCTTCGCGGTCGGTCTGGACGCGGGTAAACCCATCGGCGATCTGGCGCGGCTGGAGCTGGTGGCGAACCACAAGTCTGAGCTGTGGCAGAATCTGCCGGTGCTGATCGTGGTTCTGTGGGGCGGCTTTGCGACCAACCTGGTCTGGTCGGTGATCCTGATTCTGCGTAATCGTTCGGGTGCGCAGTTCATCGGACAGCCGGGGTCGAACCCGCTGGGCACCGCGACGACGACCGGCGATACTCTGATGGACGTGGACTTCACCAGCTACACGCAGCGAATCGCAGGTGGCGTGCTGCTGCGTAACTACGTGCTGGCCGCGATGGCGGGCATTATTTGGTACTTCCAGTTCTTCTTCTACTCCATGGGATCGACCAAGATGGGCAAGTACGACTTTGCCAGTTGGACGCTGCACATGGCCAGCATCATTATCTTCGCCACGCTGTGGGGCATCGCGCTGCGGGAGTGGAAGGGAACCAGCCTGCGCACGCGTGTGCTGGTGGGCTGCGGGCTGGCGCTGCTGGTTGGCTCGACCGTGGTGGTGGGTTATGGAAGCTATCTGAAAGTACGTTAG